In the Diospyros lotus cultivar Yz01 chromosome 13, ASM1463336v1, whole genome shotgun sequence genome, CTAGGTCGGATAAAGTGGAAATCATATTGCAGGAATTGACTTTATGACGGTTCACCAATCAAGAACCTAGCCAAGCGACAGTGAAAGATTTACTCACTTCAAAATATTCTATGAGGTTGTGAGAATGGCGACCTAGAGGTCCTGCATAGATAACTTGGCCTCCTCTCTTCATCAAAAGTAACTGCAACAAGCACATTTGTCTGAATTACATGCCACAACATgaatcaaaacacaaaaaaatttcaataaagaGTACACATATGCCGTCAAACCTCGTCAAAAGCTTCAAAAATGTCTATGCTTGGCTGGTGAATTGTGCACACTACAGTTCTCCCAGTATCCACCGTATTTCTCACAGTTCGCATCACAATGGCTGCAGCTCTAGCATCAAGTCCAGACGTTGGTTCATCCATGAAGATGATAGATGGGTTAGCAACCAATTCTACAGCTATTGTTAGCCTCTTTCTTTGTTCGGTTGAAAGCCCATCTACTCCTGGAAGGCCAACTAAAGAATTCCTAATAGGATTAAGCTCAACCAACTCCATCACTTCCTCAACGAACATCTTCGGTcacagaaagaaaacaaagtcaTAATAAAATTCATCAATTGATTTTAGAACTTTTGGAAATTCTAGGGACATTTAACTGTGAATTACCTTCCGTCTTTTTGTGTCCACATCTGAAGAAAGTCGAAGCCAAGCTGAGTATAGGAGAGATTCATAAACGGTAACATATGGTGAGTGAATATCATTCTGTTCACAGTAACCGCTAATCCGAGCAAATGTTGTCTGGTTTTTTGGATAACCCGAAATGTTGATACTTCCTTCAATATATCCAGTGGTCTTCCTCCCAGCTAACACATCCATCAATGTGGTCTTCCCAGCACCGCTAACACCAACAAGTGCTGTCAATATCCCAGGTCTAAAAGCACCACTAACATCTCTAAGCAGTTGAAGACGATCCTCCTCAACTCCATGACTTTTCATTTcctgaaaggaaaaatagtttAATTTCCTCCAAGTAgtcaaattttgataaaaatagcATCAAAccatgttttaattatttaagtactTAGGTAGAACTTAACATATTGACATGCTAGTTTTCTCGGCAAGTACAACTTTCTAAGCTGTTTTCTGGAAAGAAACGGAGAAAAGCAGTACTTCATTACCCCGTAAGTCATGTTTCtaaaatcagaaaaatcaaCTGCTTAGGATGACTTACAGCAGGCATATCCACAGAGTAGTTGATGTGGTTGAATGCAAGTGAAAGTGGTTGGAAGGGCAAAACCATTCCTCTTCTAGGGGCATTTGAGTCAACACCCTGTGAAGCATTTCTTACTTGCATGCCAGTACCTGTTAAAATTCacaatatcagaagtagaataTTGTTGACACATCAGGAACCAATTAATATCAAGTGCTAATCGTTAACCTGCGCTGATTACAATCTTAAGTCTTTTTGCCTGATTACGACATATAATAGCAAACATTTACCCTTGAACCAAAATCTGGTTGTATTTCCACCTAGTGTAGATCTGATTGAGGCAGGGCATCAATATTATTTCCTCTTTCTAAACAGCTTATATCATTTCCTCTTCCCAACTTCCATTTAGAATATTTGTACCCCGATTTCATTGCCACCAATAAGCATGGAACAAATCTTAACTCAGCTCGTAActtgaaaatggaaagaaatgtGATCGAGGAGATGGACAAATTACTTCAAGGACACAAAGAAAATATTTCCAACTATCCAAGTCTAAAAAAGCAGCAACTAGTGCCCACATATTAACTAAACTGGCTGCACGAGGACAAGTATTGATTAATAAGATGCAAAGGTAAACGCTCAAACCTTCGGGGTCCATTTGTCcagatttctttttcttctttttgtcttcttcatccaatactacAGCTTTCGAATCACCCAGAGCTGAAACCGCATTTAAGAAACAACATGGTCAATCCAGGATGTTAGTTTCTTAATTTCAAGAAAGAAACCCCATTTCTCAAATGAAATACCATAACCAAATAGCTTCATGTGGTAACTCACGGTTCAAGAAAGTCAATGCAGCAATAAATAGAATgttgaaaagaagagaaaacccCAAGAGTGCTCCAACACAAACCCAAAACATGTGATCATCTGTGAAGAATCCTCTTGTCTTGAGAAGGACTTTCCCGACTGTAGGCGCATTAAACCGAGGGTCTGTGTTGGGCTACATCAAGAAAATTGTTGAAATTTTGATGAGACTACTAGGAGAATGGCAAAGGGAAAACAGCCGGTGacatcaaaaccaaaatgaaaGTACAGATAACAAGCAAACCATAAAAAGAAAACTTACAGCACTCCATCTTTTGTCCAGAAATTCATTCATGACTATTGCATTCTGACCATACATCATTGGAGAAATATAATATCCCCATATCATAAATGGCTCAATGTCATCTACAGCAATAAAAGGAAATACTTGTATAATGGTAAAATATAGGAGCGGTGTAATGAAAAAATCCACAACCATCAAAACAAATTTCAGGAAATATTTGGCAATGTGGGTGTGAAGGAATGGTAATGAAAAGCTCATTAAGTCAGCAGCTTACTTTTAGCGACTATAAATCCTCCTAGCACAAAAACCAGTAGCAAGGTGAAGGTGCCTAGAGTGCTAGCAACAACCTGCGTTCTTCCAACTGCAGCAATAaagcgaaagagagagagggccaTTTGATGTATACTGAAGAATGCTAAGAACTGCCGGAAGAACCTGAATGAGATAAAAGATATTCGTGTTTTTTGtcattaaaacaaataaataataatgataagaaAATATCACGCTCTAGTGACCACTGCAGCATCTAGAGCAAAAATCACGATTTCCGGAGCAAATTTAAGTAACCAAGTTGGTAAGCAGTGCCGTGGACGCAGAAACTATTGCTGAAAGCCAAAGGCATGAGAACCTTTCTTACCTGCTGGCAGATGGAGCAAAACCAATTGTGTAATACGTGAGAATGATCCATATTGCTGATTCCATGAGGGAGAGTGGAATCCTGAGGACCCAAATTGGCAATCCAAAAGCCCATGGAGGATAGAATAAGAAATCCCTCTGTTTATAGAAGACGGGAAGCCTGAAAATCGTCATTGCAAGCTCTGCCATGCCGTTAAACATCACATTGATGAGACTAAAGAACAGAGCTCCAAAAAATTTTCCACCATCTTGCAAAGTGCCAGCTGCCATTGTTGTCCTAAAAAACACGGTGAAGGCAATTATTGACATGATTGTTATCTGGACAGTCTTGAATATGTACACAAAGCCACTACGTTTCATTAGTAGCCACTCTCTGTCAAAACATGCCTTGAACAGTTCCCATTTGGATATACCGAATTTCTCTGTCACCAATGCAGCTGGATGGGTCTTTGATCTATCGTATGGAATACTTAGATCTGTTGCTATCTGTTGGCCAACATGGAAGGACTTGAAGACCTCCGCAAATTCTGGAACCGGGATGTATCTGTAAGGTTGGTTCTTTCTGAACCAATATTGTTCTTGATCCTTCTTGGAAGTCACTTCTTGGAGAAAATCTGCAACTCCTTTCCTTTCTGGGCATTTGAAACCCATGTACTCAAAGAACTGAAGGATATTCTCACGTGGACCTTGATAAACAATCTGTCCTTCAGAAAGTAATATAATTTCATCGAACAAATCGTATGTTTCAGGGGCTGGCTGAAGAAGAGAGATGACCATGGTCACGTCCATTATATGAACCATTTGCCTCATGAACTTGACAATCTGAAAAGTGGTGGAACTGTCCAACCCAGTTGAGATCTCGTCCATAAATAGAGCTTTTGCAGGCCCAACCAACATCTCTCCTGCACCCAGTTAGAGCAAAATGGAGTTGGATGGGCCCAGTAGACCAAAGTCAAAAGTAACAACCAAAAGCTAAAGACAAAACAAATGGTCACAATTtattcaaggaaaaaaaaaatacaaatgaagCTATGCTAATTTTAGAATTGCACCACATTCACTAATTCATCCTATATTCACCAGCATGACCAAAATTAATAGGTGGATGGATTCATCGTATATTTACGCAACTAAAAGCTGTAAGGTTTCTGATAATTAACTAAGACATCTAGACCAGAGGTTTGTTTGTCAATCACCTTCCTACACCATCTGACTGTAAAGGTAAACAGAGATAATCTGTCAATGCCGCTAAATTAAGGATGAATGCAGTAGCAACTACATATGAGAATATGATTACCCAAGTTTCAATCGGTTCCAGACTATATGAATATCAGCAAATTGAATAAAAACAACAGCTGCAATTGCATCAGAAGAGCATTATATTGCTATgaatgaaaaaagaaagtcTACAGCAGAATCTGGTTGAACTAAATATATTGTTGAAATATACATAATGCTAAACAAGGGTAAGGACAAATGAATGGGATGGCTAAACTTGCAAAACGATGTGGTTTAGGACCTCGCCATAAGCAATTGCATAGAATGGTAGACACCCCAAAATCATTCAATGGAATGAACATCTTAAAGGATGTATGACAATATCAACAaccattaataattaaaaatggttaATTACAAACTTGAGTGCTACTGTTAAGATATATCAAAAATGGATAGTAATCATAAAACAAACACTtcattagaagaaaaaaaggggaagaaaaCCATTAAATTAGGTAATCATAAAGCAACATTAACATGATATTTCCCATTCCACTCTGAGTGCATACCAGTGGTCACGCGCTTC is a window encoding:
- the LOC127787967 gene encoding pleiotropic drug resistance protein 2-like, producing the protein MAAALTGDDLVRSISSRMSSASGSRRSWASASFREAWQGPPDVFNRSARRQDTDDEEELRWAAIERLPTYDRLRKGMLNKVLDNGRVVRDEVDVTKLGIQDKKQLMESILKVVEDDNERFLQRLRDRIDRVGIEIPKIEVRYEHLSIEGDVYVGSRALPTLLNSTLNAIESVLGLIHLAPSKKREIQILKDVSGIVKPSRMTLLLGPPGAGKTTLLLALAGKLDQDLRVSGKITYCGHELDEFVPQRTCAYISQHDLHYGEMTVRETFDFAGRCLGVGTRYEMLVELSRREKETGIKPDPEIDAFMKATAVSGQKTSLVTDYVLKILGLDICADIMVGDEMRRGISGGQKKRVTTGEMLVGPAKALFMDEISTGLDSSTTFQIVKFMRQMVHIMDVTMVISLLQPAPETYDLFDEIILLSEGQIVYQGPRENILQFFEYMGFKCPERKGVADFLQEVTSKKDQEQYWFRKNQPYRYIPVPEFAEVFKSFHVGQQIATDLSIPYDRSKTHPAALVTEKFGISKWELFKACFDREWLLMKRSGFVYIFKTVQITIMSIIAFTVFFRTTMAAGTLQDGGKFFGALFFSLINVMFNGMAELAMTIFRLPVFYKQRDFLFYPPWAFGLPIWVLRIPLSLMESAIWIILTYYTIGFAPSASRFFRQFLAFFSIHQMALSLFRFIAAVGRTQVVASTLGTFTLLLVFVLGGFIVAKNDIEPFMIWGYYISPMMYGQNAIVMNEFLDKRWSAPNTDPRFNAPTVGKVLLKTRGFFTDDHMFWVCVGALLGFSLLFNILFIAALTFLNPLGDSKAVVLDEEDKKKKKKSGQMDPEGTGMQVRNASQGVDSNAPRRGMVLPFQPLSLAFNHINYSVDMPAEMKSHGVEEDRLQLLRDVSGAFRPGILTALVGVSGAGKTTLMDVLAGRKTTGYIEGSINISGYPKNQTTFARISGYCEQNDIHSPYVTVYESLLYSAWLRLSSDVDTKRRKMFVEEVMELVELNPIRNSLVGLPGVDGLSTEQRKRLTIAVELVANPSIIFMDEPTSGLDARAAAIVMRTVRNTVDTGRTVVCTIHQPSIDIFEAFDELLLMKRGGQVIYAGPLGRHSHNLIEYFEAVTGVPKIKDGYNPATWMLEVTAPPVEAQINVDFAEIYVNSSLYQRNQELIKELSIPPPGSKDLYFPTNYSQPFIIQCKACFWKQYWSYWRNPQYNAIRLFITIAIGVIFGLIFWDKGQKIQKQQDLMNLLGAMYAAVLFLGATNTSSVQPIVAIERTVFYREKAAGMYSPLPYAFAHVAIETVYVIIQTFLYSLLLYIMIGFEWKVGKVLWFYYYMLMCFIYFTMYGMMVVALTPSHQIAAIVMSFFLSFWNLFSGFLVPRPQIPVWWRWYYWASPVAWTLYGLVTSQVGDKNALVEIPGEGNVPVKLFLKGYLGFDYDFLPAVAVAHIGWVVLFFFVFAYGIKFLNFQRR